AAGTTAGTTGTGCTCGGTGGCTTTTCATTGAAATCTGAAAATTATCGGTGATTTTTGAGTCTACGACAgccttttgtttccttttctggCGCTATCTACTCGTTTCCGGCAAGGTGTGGCCATTACCGGTGGGTTTCGTGACTTTTCGGTGACTTTGTGGTGTTTTCCGGCGCCAGGTGATCGTCTTCGGCGAGTTTCCGGTGGGTTTGTGGTGTTTAACAGTAGATTTTGTGATTTTCGACAATTCTGTAGGTTTTCTGGCAGAGGATgaggggaaaaaataaaaaataaaaagaatgtggaaaataatatttaaatgaaagtagagagtagaatagagaatctgttgGAGAGAATATTGAAAAAGCAGTAGCTAAAGTAAatagttatattttttcaacagctattataacttttattgttggagatgctctaagaaTACAAATACACGAAGGCAATGCATCAAATTAAGATGCGAGCCTATTGATTCTTGACAAGGATGCCAAGAACCCAAGCCACCAGTAAATGTGGCTAAAGATGTGTATAGAGTCCAGAGAATCCAAACATCGATTGCATAACAATTATAGGGGACACAAAGAagatacaaaaaacaaaacgcCCAGAAAATACAAAGgtaggaaaataaaaactatacaGCATCTGTAGGGAGGAGGCACTGGGACTGGGAGTTGCCATCGTCGGCTCGTGTAGACCACGCGCAAGCCCTTTAAGACCTCCCTCTAGCAGTGAACGCTGCAGGCTACCGTAAACCACCAACAACAGAGACAATGGGAGGAGAATCATGGCCATCACATGACGGCGGGTGAGAATCACTCGCTGGCGCGTCTAAGCCATGTTGCGGTGTGTGGGTGTCCGGAGGGGACGCAATTGGTGTTGGTGGAAGCAGAAGACGACAACGATCACAATAGAGAGGCGCGTGTCGTGCTGAATCTAGAGGAGTGTAGATCTAGGTTTGAAAACTTCGACCTTGGATCTGAATCAAACTCGACGGAAGACACGGAGATGAGGGAGGAGACCCATGAGAGCTACATTGACGTGtagaaaagcaaataaaatgCCTCCAAAGAAGACATGGATAGGGCTAGAGTAAACTCTAGCGAAAAACAAGCCTCCAAGGAGGTGAGAAGGGGAGGGGAAAGGAGGAGGTAGTGGACTTCACTACCTCGTCCTTGACAGCCATGGTTAGCAGGGAAAGTTTCTTCGGGGGAGAGAGAATAGAGCGAAATATCATaggttttgtttgttgtttttaaacaatactttctttcttttttcttccactTCTCCTCTGAGATTTTAATTcttaaaagaagagaaaatgtttACCCTACATCTTGTAACACATAAACCCAATACGCATTGTATGGAatgaatttataattttcattaaatcatattgAAGAATATTGCACAAACTGTTTACACTTTACACAactaaattcataaaaattaacTAATGAGAGAAGCACGATAGACTTGGCCCAATTTAAAAAGTCCACTAatagtcggttaaccgaccatTTGGGTTCGAAATTTGAAATATCCCTACAGACACCATACCGATTTAACCGATACCCACTCCTGGTCCACAACACTTACACTACtagttttttagaaaaaaaaggaagtcttTTACAAGTAAGGAAAGTTATTTACAATCCTTGAAAAATTAGTTGTGTGTGATTGCAGGCCTTCAGAATTTGGTCTGAGCACTGCTTGATTGGCAAGAAACTAGCCTGCCTAGGTACTTCCATGTCACAATCTGACGgcaaatattttttcttgtttcttaagTTTTCTTGTCAAGTACTTGAGTTTATGAACCATTTCTCTTGCTGAAGACACTCAAGACTCTTCAATGAGGAGTGACATTAAATGGCTTGGAATTATTCAACTCTTTTAGGTATCTTTGGTATGGTTATTCTGGAATTAACTCCCTTTTCTAACCAAATTACAAATAGTCAAATGTAGTTTTAGTATGCCAATTAATAACATACgatatttgaatttttcattattttttccaCAGGAATGATGAGATTTTCTCATAATTTTCTTATCACAAGGTAATATATTGAATAGACTCGAGACTTGGTTAAGGCATCAACTGTGAAGGCCCTATATAAATCCTGCTCTCTCCTTAGAATTTCTCAAGCTAGAGAAGATGATCCAAAGAGCAGATGCTCGGCAAGTTTCTTTCTCGAAACGGCGATCTGGGCTCTTCAAGAAGGCCAGCGAACTCTGCACCTTGTGCGGTGCTGAGACTGCCCTTATCATCTTCTCCCCCAGGGGGAAGGCCTTCTCCTTTGGCCATCCTTCTGTTGCTGCTGTAATAGACAGGGTTGGCCGCCCTGGGAGGCTAGATGCTGATACAATTCGGGAAGCTGAGGCTCACCAAGAGAGCGTTCTCCGCAACCTGAACAAGCAGTATTCTGATCTTCTCAACCAGTTGGAAGCTGAAAAAAAGCGAGGAGAGGAACTCAAGCAGCTGAGGAAGGAATATTGCCAGGGGCAGGGGCGCTGCTTGTTTGATGTCCCAATAAATGAACTCAGCTTTGAGGAGCTGCTGACCCAGAAGGCGGCAATGGAAGAACTCATGGGAAAATTAGTCAACCACAGAGAGCAGCATCTTCTGGCCCGGGATTCTGCTCTGACTCAGCCGGGGGGCAGTTCTTCTGTTGTAGGCCATTGATATCTGTTTCTCTGAATAAGTTGATGGAAGAGAGTTTGGGTTAGCTGTTTTTCTTCATGGGGTTTCAGATTTTTGTATTACTTTCAGTTTGCTCGATCTCTTCCTCTATATGATGTTGGCTTTTCCAATAACAATAATACTCATGAAAGAATCTTTCAAATATGACAATGGCGATTGCGGAAGAATGTTTTGTGACAAAAACAAACCCTGATTACGGAATCAGGACCAAGGTATTACCCATTGGCATTAAGTTTTAACTGGAAAATTAAGTgggctattctaaaattggCTGTTAGTTCatagcttttttgtttttttgggtggggaCCGAATTTTATGTTTATGCAAATGTTAATCTCCGTCaaattaaatttgtattattagTAGTATATTTGAAAGTTAAGAAATTATAATATCATAATAGTTATAATGATGATGGTAATGGTGGTGACGGTGACTCAATTATGATACCCATATGATGTTACCATTGAAGGTGGTGGTCTAGTTGCACTTTTGGCTTATTTCCTAGTGGTTTGTTGCGTGTTGGGTCTTGGGAGTTGAATCTCGTAATGAGAAATGCTTGAATTATTTCCACTTCACCGATCAGGTATTCATTAGTGCCTTCGATGCAGTTGGATCAGGATGTGGCTAAATTGACATGAGTGTGCGTTTGCAGTCTTCTTGTCTCTGCCGCTCTTGTTGTTGATTATCAATGGGTAGGTGTTATTGTGGTCACATTCAGGTAGAGAATACACTCTGGTCACTCCCTCCTATCATTTTTTTcgctcattaaaaaaaatgacagccATATGATGTAATTGTAACGCTAATTTTAGTGACGTGAATAATAgtggtaataataataaaaatgataacaaTAATCATAGTGACAGTatatatgaagaataataataatgatataagAATGGTGATGATAAATTTTGCATTGGATTTTAGATGCTTAAATTATTGAagtttaaaattgtacaaaattattaaaattactctattgcaaatccaaacaaaagaaataaaaattaagaaatctAAGATAAAATCTATGTTAAAATTCCTCATCCAATTAGTATTAATAAccttaacaaaaaaagaaaaggaagtctCCAAATCATTTCCTTTTACATGCCTAATTGTGTTCAACAccaacttttaaattaaattcgtccaagaaagcaaaaaaccaaccaaaagaaataaaaaggaaaaagaacagcACAGCCTATTCGCACGTGCCACAAGCTCTGCACTCGTCGGCTTGATAACAAAAGGGTTTCCAATTCCAAAACCAAAGCCCAGGAAACAGTGAGATTAGCGAAGAAATGGCGATGGCGATGGTCCGATCTGGTGCTCTTCGCACCGCTCTGCGCGGTGGCTCTCGTGCCTCTGCCCCTCCCAAGCGTTCCTTCTCCTCATCTGCTCACCACGACGACGCttgtaaatctctctctctctctctctctctctctctctcacagattgatctgatttttttttttaattgcaagtACGATCGAgattatttacttgtttgggTTCTGATTTATACATTCGAATTCGTTTCCGAGTTAGGGTCAATGTCAGGGTTTTGACTTGCAAAATGATTGTCCcgaattaaagtttttttttttttttaaaaaaaaaattgttttggaaAATCGGGGTTTTAATTAGGTTTTTTTATGATATATCGGGTGACCAGGATTTGGTTTTCTTCTGCCTGATTTTGTTGGATTTGTAGTCAGAATTTCGGAAATTatctatttattatttgttgaGGAAATGCGGCAGTTAATTCGAACTAGTTGCCTAGTTGGGGTCAGCTATTATAAGATtccaaatttcaatttcaattcgAAATGGATTTgggcttttgtttttatttgggaATAGTGCGTGTGatattagggtttagtttttcttatattgttggatcttttgctcGATTTGTGTATGTGCTTTCTTGATTGTTGATAAGATGTGTAGCTGGAAATGAATTAAATATGTGCTTGTGATTCCCATGGCTTTGGTGAGTTAACATATatcattaaatcaaaatatcctctctctctctctctctctctctctctctaataattTGTTATAGTTCTTTCTTGCTAttgattttctgtttctttcaaCTATAATCTTTACAGATGAGACGGCAAAATGGGAAAAGATAGCATATTTAGGCATTGCCACATGCACGCTTTTAGCAATTTATAACCTATCAAAGGGCCATCCCCACTACGATGAGCCTCCTGTAAGCTTTCTGTTTTACCCATTGGACTTCTCTGTTTTTTGTTGTTACATTTTCCCAATGGAAGATGCCTGAGCAGTTTTTACATATGTAACCCATGGTGCCAACATAATTAGTCATAATGTGAGGGTTCCGCTAGTTACTCTCTACAATGgttctattcaattttttttccttgcatgCTATGTTCGATCTATCAATTCCTTTTGCATGTCActtatccatttttttattgttgtgtCAATGGGTGCAGCCGTACCCGTATTTGCACATTCGCAACAAAGAGTTTCCTTGGGGTATGTTCTCTAACATCATTATTAAATCTGCTTATTGTTTTCGCTAGCAAACAAACTTAAACGAAGAagaaatcattattttattctagtgttagtttattttgggctttatattaatttttccCTCTGTTTGATGTCATTTATGTAAGAACATCTCTTAACTTGGTCATCCTTATTAGTTGCTTCTTTGGTTTTGTCATTGTCTTGTTGTTTCAAGTTGTTTGCTTCTAATTGCTTCATTTGGCATGACAGTTTATTTTGTCTTCACATGCCTTGATTGATATTTCATCACCAGTATTGTGAGTGAAGAGTAGCCTTCTCAAgtagattgggaggtggaagaaCTACttttaatagaataaaaaacATGAGAAGTATTATGGTCATCTGAATGGAAGCCAATGATGTCATATTTAGTGACTTGTGAGTCATGAGGTTCAAGTTTATTATGATTCTTGGGACTATGGGCATCCATCAGATTTCCCCTTTTTAAGTAAGCACCAAAAGTGGTGCGAACTATGTACGTAATAACTAACTATGGTCTTGCATAAATTGATCAAAATATCTGTGGGCTAGAAAAGAGATAATGGTTTCTATTACCAAGATTATTTTACCATAAACTCAATGTGGGATTGGCATGGGataatttttttccctaaaaaggggaagaaaaaagaaggggggggggggggggggggggagggtgTGGGGAGGACCACTCTGGTTGGCCTTGGCTCTTGAGCCTAATAGCGTTAAACATACTGCTTACAGCCAAAACCGCTAAACTCTCCTAAGCTTCGATTCAGTGTCATAATTAGGTAGGGGTTAgttttacctatcaaaaaaaataaaaaattaggtagGGGTTAGTTTAGGTTGTAGGTTTGGTACTATCCTGTTTGACACATTGGTTATTGATATTCAACTTTGTTTTTCTGGCATGCTGTAGTGAGTTTTCTGGTGTTTTAATGTAGATTCTGCTTGGTTGTGTATGTTACTCATCCAAGTAAGGAACTGGTCCTTCAATTGCCATCAAATGGATAAGAATCCATTGCAGTCCACATTTCTAGTTGGacaactttaaaataaaatgttgtgGGCAAGTTGGACATCCTGTTTTTGCCTTATTTCTGATTCTCATCTTCCAGCAACCTTTTTTTATTGCTGCATCTGTCTGCTTTTATCAGATATGTCGGTCTTCTTCATTTGGTTCGACTTTAGGGCTCTGTGCTGCTTTAGAATGTTTTGTGTTCATTGTCACCATTGCTGCAAATACCTTATTGGCTACGTTTATTTTCAAGTGAGGTGTTGAAGTTGCATGTATTGGAACAGTTGCAAGATGTGTTGTTGAAACCTTCAACTTATACTGAATAGTCTTCcccattctcttttctttcttaaagcAATACAAGGGGTTGGGGTTGAGTTTCGTGATTAAAAGAAGCATAAGCATTGATTTGTTGCTTTCTAAATGCATATACTTTTGAGATATTATCAGATATCAATATATTTTATCATTATTCCTGTTCGTCACAGGTTAGAATTTTGTTTGATATATTTCCTTCGTGGGTTCAGGTCCAGATGGGCTTTTTGAGTCGAAGCCCCACCACTAAGACATTGATGGCGCATTAGAAGGAGATATCTTCCAGAATAACTCATGTTTAGCACATTCCTCTCCTTCTGTCAGATTCTATTGGACTACCTCTGGATGTTGATGAtagctctctttctttttgcaTTATGAATTGTGGTTTCATGCTTGCAAGTGGCAAGTTGACAAGTACTTGTTTTATTATATTGTTTGTTTTGCACACGCTAGTCGGcacctaaataaaaattgatgataGTTTGGATGGTTCACTTTCGAGCTGATTGCAATTGATTCAAGCGAAATAGAAGTTTAATTCTCGAAGATGTTTTGGCATCAGAAGTAGTAGAAGGTTCTTACTAGAAGCAAGTTTTATAGGGAGGAGCGTAATATAAAAGATACTTATTCAACAGATTGAATGGCTATTGCTGATGCTGGTTGTTGGCATGAAGTTAACAATGCAAACCTGCAGTTTTGTGAAGTTCCGTACCCAATTCGTCCAGCTCATCTGAAAGGTGTATGATTGCCATCCATTCATTAAGAGTTTGCCACATTGGTTGGTGGTCTTGGACAGTTTTTTGATAGATGGTACAGTGGTCTTCAGCAAGCTTAAAAGATTTAACAACTGCTGAGACATGGAGGCATGTCAACTATTAAAAGCAGACTTAATATTCCTCAATCACATCCTAACACGTGTCAACACaagttgtaaattttttttaagtctaaTGCTTTTCAGCTTAAAATAGTTGTGCctgaaaaaatttagaaaatgacAAACTATAAATAGAACTTGTACATGTTTTGAGGACAAATATCAGTTTTGAAGGTAACCTTTTTAACCCAGTCTGGAGAAATTTTCTGTTCTCTTGGGGGTGTgcaaaaagagaggaagaattTGAAATGCTTCCATTGGATGGGCTTCATGCATCTGACTCCCATCATATTCATCCACAAGGTACGGCGATGAAGTTTATCTCTCTACTCTCCGGGCTCACTATCTAATAATGCACACCAATTCGCACTTCTAATATCAGTTTCTAGAAGATATGCAATTCTGATGATACAGTTGTAAAGAGATTGTTACCTAGGCGGTGTTAGTTGTACCTGCTCCATGGTCAATTTATAAGTTTATGACAGTAAGTGGAAAAGCAAAAGTAAATTCCACACCAACAGACAGAAAAATAGATAAGAACAGGAAACAGATCTTATGTCAAAATTTATGCTCGAGTACGTGCCCTTTCTTACTCATAAGGTTCGCATGTCATGTTCAGGTTAACTTGGGGGTTTAGGTTGGAGTTTTCAATGTTCATTTTAGGTCTGGGGTGTTGTCATTGTTCATCGCTTGTGCCATTTGCATACGCATTGCACCCTTCAAGGGACCCTGGAACCGAAACGGGGGGGTCCAGGCTTGTTTGCAAGGAGAGTTGACGGAAAAGTGGGTGGCTTTGTTTTAAAGCTGCAGGAATCCTGTGGTCCATTCAAAAGGCAAACAAATTTGGTTAATTCTTCTGTTGTACTTGTACCATGCTACATTCACAAAATACCTTTGCCCCTgaataaaatggaaagaaaggatAGAATTCTCGTCCAAACCAACCCCACCTATTAAACTGACGTGTTTTTAGGGCGTGCGATTTTCACGTGCATTTTAAGAGGAAAACTGTCCAAATGAAAATAGCAGCCAGCACTAAATTCATCCCACAAAGCACCCTAAACTATATGCAAATTTAGATTCTCAAACTGGTTATGCATGTAAAAAACCAAAGTTGGTCTTTTTAACTTGTACCacaaagcttatatatatatattgtattacaCTGAGCACAAAAAGCAAATCACATACAAGCTCGATGACCTAAGATAGAaagaataattataaaaattatatggatGATCGTGTAAAGATCAGTACAACCAATTCCACAGAAATGTCACTCTGATGCCGTATCATCGTTGTTATTCCCTTCAGTTCTGGTCTCCGGCAAAGTTTCCAAATCTGTACGAGCCTCTTTCTCTTCTTGAGTGATTGAAGAAACTGAAGAATCAACTTGATCGTTCTGGCTGGCATTGTGGTCGCTATATGTGGCTGAGGATGCCTCTTTCTCTTCCCGGGAATCAACTGGTTCTTTTTGGCCTGCATCTTCATTGTCATTTCTGTTGTCCTGAACAACATTCTCAGTTTCAGTCTTGCCCGCATCAGAATTGGTATCTGTCTTTGAGGATGTGTCTTTCTCTTGGGGGACTGAAGAATCAGACGAATTATCTGGTTCTTTTTGGCCTGCATCCGTGTTGTCATTTGTGTTATTCTGATCAGCATTGTCATTCTCATTGTGGCCGGTGTTGGCATTGTTATCTGTGTTTAGGGATACGTCCTTCACTTTTTGGGACGAAGAATCAGAAGAATCAATTTGTTCCTCATGACCCTTGTCTGCATTGTCATTTGTGCTTGATGGTAGAACAATTTTTTCTGACCCCTCTGCTCCAGAATCACCGTTAGAAGTATCTCTCGATTCTCCATTAGCTGCATCACTGTTTTCCATTCTAGTGTAAGGTGTTCCACTTGAATCTTGTTGCTCATTGTTGGCAGCTGGTGCAGATTTATCAGTTTGTTGTAGCACAACATTTTGCAGGGTAGAGTTATCTCCATTAGAAAACGTATTATCTAAACTAGAATTGGGAACATTCTTAGACTCTGGCTGATTGCTCTCACTACCACCAGCTTCACTGCTAGTTGCATTTGTTGAGTCATTCTtctcaaaattttcagtttctCTCACACTTGTGTCTGACTCACTGTGATTGGCATCAACTACTTCGGtgatatttgttttattctcCTGCTCaaaatcattcttttctttgttttcaaccTGTTCTGCATCCTTAGAATTTTCCCAACTGCCTTGCTCATTTCCAGCTTTTACATTTTGATTTTCATGTACTACAGCGCTAGAAGCATCATCCCCCTTGTACTGTTCTTCTCTTGCCGCATTATTCCCGTCACTTCCATCCTGAACCTGATCTGCAGATGAGCCGAACTCCTCTGTCTTACCTTCTTTCTCTCTGTTATACCTCTCATTGCTCTCTTCCCTCTCCTCTTTATTGTTGCCCCCTTGACTCTCCTCTACACTTCCGTTCTCTCCACCTCTGTTTTCTTTAATCTCTTCATTCTCTTTATCTTCACTTCGCTTCTTTCTGCTCTCTTCATTCTCCTTCTCTTCACTTTCCTTCTCTCTGCTCTCTTCATTCTCCTTGTTTTCACCTTCTTTATCTTTCCTCTCTTCAAAatccttttcttctctttccttatCATTGCTCTGCTCATTCTCCGTCTCTTTGCTCTCTTCGAACTCTTTTACTTCTCTTTCCTTCTcattctcatttctctctttgttctccttctcttctccttccttctcCTTGCTCtcttcattttccttctctttgctctcttcaaacTCCTTGTCTCTTCCGTTCTCTTCACCAACATTTTCCTGcttctcttccttctctttttctccgTCTACCGAATCCCATCTATGATCTGCATCCTCTTCGACTTTAGCCTTATCATGTTCATCTATCTCGTCATTCCCACCACCTTTCCCTGCATTATCACTTTCTTCAGGcttattttgttcttcttcaatcttgatTTCTTCCTCGTCTTCCACTTCCTTGTGCCTTGCATCTCTAATGGTAGTCTCTTCCACTTGAGGGCGAAGGTCTTTTCTCCCCATCTTTAAGATGTCATCCTCAGTTTTTGTTCCCTCACCAAATGATGCTCTCTTTTCGTGAGAGTGCCTGACTTGGTAAAGCAGCCAGATGCAAACACCAATCAAAAGGCATATCTGGAGAGCATGCTTCACCTTAAATCCTTTGGATCTCAGGTTCCTACGAGGTGATAATCTGAACATGATGAATTTTCTTCCGATCTCAACCTATATATATCTTACCCAAAATCTGCACAAAATTTCAAGTTCTATCAATAATTCACCATTTATTCAGAGACCGGAAAGTCCATCACATCAAGCAACTTCAATACTGatttatatgatttaaaaaaaaaatgcacccTAATTTCATCAAATCTTAAGATGTGTATTGAGAACTACTCAATCATCTAGATCTTCCAAACTTTCCTCAAGCATATCAAATATGATaaacatattttcattcaagTCGATCTAGCCATGATTAACATAAGGAAAACAAACCTCGAACAATAATTTAGTGACTTCAAACAAACTTCTACATATCAATCAAGATTCGCCCTTAAAAAACAGAACCTACTCTCAAATAACAAATAAAGGGGAAAAACTCCATTTTTTTGAAACCTCATAAGGAAATCAAAAGTACGACCAAATCCACTTCATTTCAACAACAGATATCAAATCCCAACTTCTCCACATTCCAAATCCAACCCACGACAAAACATTCTCtaaaaaagtaaactaaaacaagaaaaatgaaatgcaTAAGCAGAGAAAATATAACCAAATTGACAAAACCACACAGATCTAAACAAGTAAACAACTACTCTAAAAGCAGAGCACCCCAAAGATCTGATTCCACCAAATATCACACAAATCCAACTTTCACAATGGCAAAATAGATTGCTAAAGCTTGGGAAACAGACATACCTGGGAGAACTCGAGCACTCGCAGATTCTGCAATGATAAGAAAAGTTAAGCCTTTTTCAACAACGTGGGTAAAACACTCAACCGAAATTAAGGATTTCAAGACTTAGACAATCGCTATAATTAGCACTTTTAGGGACTTCACCAAAAGCCTCTTTGCCACGGACAGAATCAGCAGAGTAATCTGAGCAATGCTGCTTCTTGCAAATGCTTTCACTGAGATTCGGATCTGAAAACCGGAAAAATGCCAGCAACAATTCACTGATACCGTGTGACGCCCACGTAAGGGTTCCGTGACTTTGGATCAGTATTTATAGTACCAAGTGGACAGTTAGCCAACCGCAGATCTGAAACGGCGTCGTTTGGTCACAATTTTTTATGACGCCTTCGTTTTGTGAGAAGTCCATGGCTCTCATCTTGCCACGTGTCGTTCCTGTAGATCAAGTCGGTCACTTCTCAGCCCTAATCCTAGTTCTAATTCCCATTTCTCATAGAATTTCCTTTCCCACACCACCAAGCAACTAAATCCATGGCTTCGAAGCTTCTCGCTTCAGCTTCCTCCACTCTCCGCAAAAGCCTCACAACAAAACCCACACCTCACCACCTTCTCCGCCGCCTATCCTCGTCCTCCTCTGCCGCAGCCGTCGCCACCGATCCCGCTCCGGCTGATTCGTACGAGGACGCAAATGGAATTACGATGAAAGGGGTGAGGATATCGGGAAGGCCGCTGTACCTGGACATGCAGGCCACGTCACCGGTGGACCCGCGCGTGCTGGACGCGATGCTCCCCTACTACGTCTCCCGGTACGGCAACCCCCACTCGCGGACGCACCTCTACGGGTGGGAGTCCGAGAACGCTGTCGAGACGGCCCGCTCCCAAATCGCCGCAATAATCAAGGCGTCTCCGAAGGAGATCGTGTTCACGTCCGGGGCCACCGAGTCTAATAACATCTCCGTCAAGGGCGTCATGCACTTCTACAAGGATAAGAAGCGCCACGTCATCACCACCCAGACCGAGCACAAGTGCGTCCTCGACTCGTGCCGCCACCTCCAGCAGGAGGGCTTCGACGTC
Above is a genomic segment from Alnus glutinosa chromosome 12, dhAlnGlut1.1, whole genome shotgun sequence containing:
- the LOC133883089 gene encoding cytochrome c oxidase subunit 6a, mitochondrial yields the protein MAMAMVRSGALRTALRGGSRASAPPKRSFSSSAHHDDAYETAKWEKIAYLGIATCTLLAIYNLSKGHPHYDEPPPYPYLHIRNKEFPWGPDGLFESKPHH
- the LOC133852122 gene encoding agamous-like MADS-box protein AGL61, with protein sequence MIQRADARQVSFSKRRSGLFKKASELCTLCGAETALIIFSPRGKAFSFGHPSVAAVIDRVGRPGRLDADTIREAEAHQESVLRNLNKQYSDLLNQLEAEKKRGEELKQLRKEYCQGQGRCLFDVPINELSFEELLTQKAAMEELMGKLVNHREQHLLARDSALTQPGGSSSVVGH
- the LOC133852308 gene encoding uncharacterized protein LOC133852308, yielding MFRLSPRRNLRSKGFKVKHALQICLLIGVCIWLLYQVRHSHEKRASFGEGTKTEDDILKMGRKDLRPQVEETTIRDARHKEVEDEEEIKIEEEQNKPEESDNAGKGGGNDEIDEHDKAKVEEDADHRWDSVDGEKEKEEKQENVGEENGRDKEFEESKEKENEESKEKEGEEKENKERNENEKEREVKEFEESKETENEQSNDKEREEKDFEERKDKEGENKENEESREKESEEKENEESRKKRSEDKENEEIKENRGGENGSVEESQGGNNKEEREESNERYNREKEGKTEEFGSSADQVQDGSDGNNAAREEQYKGDDASSAVVHENQNVKAGNEQGSWENSKDAEQVENKEKNDFEQENKTNITEVVDANHSESDTSVRETENFEKNDSTNATSSEAGGSESNQPESKNVPNSSLDNTFSNGDNSTLQNVVLQQTDKSAPAANNEQQDSSGTPYTRMENSDAANGESRDTSNGDSGAEGSEKIVLPSSTNDNADKGHEEQIDSSDSSSQKVKDVSLNTDNNANTGHNENDNADQNNTNDNTDAGQKEPDNSSDSSVPQEKDTSSKTDTNSDAGKTETENVVQDNRNDNEDAGQKEPVDSREEKEASSATYSDHNASQNDQVDSSVSSITQEEKEARTDLETLPETRTEGNNNDDTASE